One genomic segment of Natrononativus amylolyticus includes these proteins:
- a CDS encoding HVO_0476 family zinc finger protein, whose translation MSDIPDRIPTPCPSCSSDLETVHEVLTEGGGHLTVRCSDCGHVHKIQPEREREVSLDVVVSQDGESFTANVTTPAEETLETGDEFLLETEEVLSTVRITSLEIGDERRRESATAEDVETVWTREVDNVSVDVTIHPQDGRREDSRSVTVYVPGDYEFEVGAVEEFGDDEFEIDAFVVRQDAEGYRRDRFEVEGDVGFAKDLKRVYAFDQTSTAWSAW comes from the coding sequence ATGAGCGACATTCCGGATCGGATTCCCACACCCTGCCCCTCGTGTTCGTCCGACCTCGAGACGGTCCACGAGGTCCTGACCGAGGGCGGCGGCCACCTCACCGTTCGCTGTAGCGACTGCGGACACGTCCACAAGATCCAGCCCGAACGCGAGCGCGAGGTCTCCCTCGACGTCGTCGTCTCCCAGGACGGCGAGTCGTTCACCGCGAACGTGACGACGCCGGCCGAGGAAACCCTCGAGACGGGCGACGAGTTCCTCCTCGAGACCGAGGAGGTGCTCTCGACGGTTCGCATCACCAGCCTCGAGATCGGCGACGAGCGCCGACGCGAGTCGGCCACGGCGGAGGACGTCGAAACCGTCTGGACCCGCGAGGTCGACAACGTCTCCGTCGACGTCACGATCCACCCCCAGGACGGCCGGCGCGAGGACAGCCGCAGCGTCACCGTCTACGTCCCCGGCGACTACGAGTTCGAAGTCGGCGCGGTCGAGGAGTTCGGCGACGACGAGTTCGAGATCGACGCCTTCGTCGTCCGCCAGGACGCGGAGGGCTACCGACGGGATCGCTTCGAGGTCGAGGGCGACGTCGGCTTCGCGAAGGACCTAAAGCGCGTCTACGCCTTCGACCAGACCTCGACCGCCTGGTCGGCCTGGTGA
- a CDS encoding Hsp20/alpha crystallin family protein, protein MRRDDRDEPFDDLFREIERMMNDMMRGADVDFESSMETGFGADTHVDVHETDDEVRIVADLPGVPKENIDLECDGKTLTISAHSDHREYDERVTLPRRVNEHTASATYNNGVLEVVFDPAEQSSDISLE, encoded by the coding sequence ATGCGCCGAGATGACCGCGACGAACCCTTCGACGACCTGTTTCGCGAAATCGAGCGGATGATGAACGACATGATGCGCGGCGCCGACGTCGACTTCGAGTCGAGTATGGAAACCGGGTTCGGCGCGGACACTCACGTCGACGTCCACGAGACGGACGACGAGGTCCGGATCGTCGCCGACCTCCCCGGCGTCCCGAAGGAGAACATCGACCTCGAGTGCGACGGCAAGACGCTCACGATCTCCGCCCACAGCGACCACCGCGAGTACGACGAGCGGGTCACGCTCCCCCGTCGCGTGAACGAACACACGGCCTCGGCGACGTACAACAACGGCGTCCTCGAGGTCGTCTTCGATCCCGCAGAGCAGTCCTCGGACATCAGTCTCGAGTAG
- a CDS encoding type II glyceraldehyde-3-phosphate dehydrogenase — protein MLQVAINGYGTIGKRVADAVREQPDMEVLGVAKTRPNFEAETAIEKGYPLYAAIEERADQFAEAGLEIAGPVDDLVDEADVVVDATPSGIGAENRTLYEEYDTPALYQGGEDAAVADVSFNARSNYAESVDADHVRVVSCNTTGLSRVVAPLEETYGIEKVRATLVRRGGDPGQTSRGPINDILPNPVTVPSHHGPDVNTIFPDLDIDTLGMKVPATLMHMHSLNVTLEEGVEAAAVRELFADESRLFLIPETAAIDGSGKLKEYALDAGRPRGDLWENCIWEESISTVGNDLYLFQGIHQESDVVPENVDAIRAVTGTADAEESMETTDETLGIGF, from the coding sequence ATGCTGCAGGTCGCCATCAACGGCTACGGTACGATCGGGAAACGCGTCGCGGACGCCGTCCGCGAACAGCCCGACATGGAGGTGCTGGGCGTCGCGAAGACCCGTCCGAACTTCGAGGCCGAAACCGCCATCGAGAAGGGGTACCCGCTGTACGCCGCCATCGAGGAGCGCGCCGACCAGTTCGCGGAAGCCGGCCTCGAGATCGCCGGCCCCGTCGACGACCTCGTCGACGAAGCCGACGTCGTCGTCGACGCCACGCCCTCGGGAATCGGCGCCGAGAACAGGACGCTGTACGAGGAGTACGACACGCCCGCGCTCTATCAGGGCGGCGAGGACGCCGCGGTGGCGGACGTGAGCTTCAACGCCCGCTCGAACTACGCCGAGTCCGTCGACGCCGACCACGTCCGCGTCGTCTCCTGTAACACGACCGGGCTCTCGCGGGTCGTGGCGCCCCTCGAGGAAACGTACGGCATCGAAAAAGTCCGCGCGACCCTCGTCCGCCGCGGCGGCGACCCCGGCCAGACCTCTCGCGGGCCGATCAACGACATTCTGCCGAACCCCGTCACGGTGCCCTCCCACCACGGCCCCGACGTCAACACCATCTTCCCCGATCTGGACATCGACACGCTCGGGATGAAAGTGCCCGCGACGCTGATGCACATGCACAGCCTGAACGTCACCCTCGAGGAGGGGGTCGAGGCCGCCGCGGTGAGAGAGCTGTTCGCCGACGAGTCGCGGCTGTTCCTGATCCCCGAGACGGCCGCCATCGACGGCAGCGGCAAGCTCAAGGAGTACGCCTTGGACGCCGGTCGGCCGCGGGGCGACCTCTGGGAGAACTGCATCTGGGAGGAGTCGATCTCGACGGTCGGAAACGACCTCTACCTCTTCCAGGGCATCCACCAGGAGTCCGACGTCGTCCCCGAGAACGTCGACGCGATCCGTGCGGTCACCGGCACGGCCGACGCCGAAGAGAGCATGGAGACGACAGACGAGACGCTCGGAATCGGATTCTGA
- a CDS encoding aminopeptidase, which produces MSDLQAAAETAVRQCMALEGDESCLIVTDDKREPIGEALYAVAGEITDDAVILRYPPGPTHGSEPPAPVAAAMADADVVLAPTTKSLSHTRARSEANEAGARVATLPGITEEVFVTGLDADYERIAAHCADVREQVDGASEIRVTTEAGTDITFDVANREFLSDTGIVHEAGTMSNLPAGEVFVSPESADGRFVVDGTMRPHGLLEDGQQLTFDVEDGLVTHISDDEIRETVETAAEDVGDAAYNLAELGIGTNVAVTDLIGSVLLDEKAGGTVHIAIGDDAGIGGDVDAPIHLDGILREPTVFADGEEVTLPQA; this is translated from the coding sequence ATGTCCGATCTGCAGGCGGCCGCCGAGACGGCGGTGCGACAGTGTATGGCTCTCGAGGGGGACGAATCGTGTTTGATCGTCACCGACGACAAGCGCGAGCCGATCGGCGAGGCGCTGTACGCCGTCGCCGGCGAGATCACCGACGACGCCGTGATCCTCCGGTATCCGCCGGGGCCGACCCACGGCAGCGAGCCGCCGGCACCCGTCGCCGCGGCGATGGCCGACGCTGACGTGGTGCTCGCGCCGACGACCAAGAGCCTGAGCCACACCCGCGCCCGTTCCGAGGCGAACGAGGCGGGTGCCCGCGTCGCCACCCTCCCCGGTATCACCGAGGAAGTGTTCGTCACGGGGCTCGACGCGGATTACGAGCGGATCGCCGCCCACTGCGCGGACGTCCGCGAGCAGGTCGACGGCGCGAGCGAGATTCGCGTGACGACGGAGGCGGGCACCGACATCACGTTCGATGTCGCGAACCGCGAGTTCCTCTCGGACACCGGCATCGTCCACGAGGCCGGAACGATGTCGAACCTCCCCGCCGGCGAGGTGTTCGTCAGCCCCGAGAGCGCCGACGGCCGGTTCGTCGTCGATGGCACGATGCGCCCCCACGGGCTGCTCGAGGACGGCCAGCAACTCACCTTCGACGTCGAGGACGGTCTGGTCACGCACATCTCCGACGACGAGATTCGCGAGACGGTCGAGACCGCTGCTGAGGATGTGGGCGACGCCGCCTACAACCTCGCGGAGCTCGGTATCGGGACGAACGTCGCGGTGACGGACCTGATCGGCTCGGTGCTGCTCGACGAGAAGGCTGGCGGCACGGTCCACATCGCCATCGGCGACGACGCGGGCATCGGCGGCGACGTCGACGCGCCGATCCATCTCGACGGCATTCTTCGGGAGCCGACGGTGTTTGCGGATGGTGAGGAAGTGACACTTCCTCAGGCCTAG